The following are encoded together in the Campylobacter devanensis genome:
- the acpP gene encoding acyl carrier protein: protein MAIFDEVRDVVVEQLSVAADAVKMESKIIEDLGADSLDVVELVMALEEKFDVEIPDSEAEKLISIADVVNYVEGLKK from the coding sequence ATGGCAATATTTGACGAAGTTAGAGATGTTGTTGTAGAACAACTAAGTGTTGCAGCTGACGCAGTAAAAATGGAGTCAAAAATCATAGAAGATCTAGGTGCTGATTCACTAGATGTTGTTGAGCTTGTTATGGCTTTAGAAGAAAAATTTGATGTAGAAATCCCAGATAGCGAAGCCGAAAAATTAATTAGCATCGCAGATGTTGTAAATTATGTTGAAGGTCTAAAAAAATAA
- the accA gene encoding acetyl-CoA carboxylase carboxyl transferase subunit alpha, producing MASYLDFEKGIQQIDEDIANAKIKGDEHAIEILSKNLEKEIAKTYKNLNEFQRLNLARHPDRPYALDYIRALLTDSYEIHGDRTYADDPSIVCYSGYIGNKKVIVIAEQKGRGTKYKIMRNFGMPHPEGYRKALRVARLAEKFEIPVIFFIDTPGAYPGVGAEERGQSEAIARNLFELSELRTRTIAIVIGEGGSGGALAIGVADRLAMMRNSVFSVISPEGCAAILWNDPSKSEAATKAMKITADDLKELNLIDDVIDEPIMGAHRDKDGAIAAVGEYIRTKLEELEKLSIDEVVSARMEKILSVGAYE from the coding sequence ATGGCTAGCTATCTTGATTTTGAAAAAGGTATTCAACAGATTGATGAAGATATCGCCAACGCTAAAATTAAAGGCGATGAGCATGCTATTGAGATCCTAAGCAAAAATTTAGAAAAAGAGATAGCAAAAACATATAAAAATTTAAATGAATTTCAAAGGTTAAATTTAGCTAGACATCCAGATCGCCCTTATGCACTTGATTATATCAGAGCTCTTCTAACTGATAGCTATGAAATTCACGGTGATAGAACTTACGCTGATGATCCATCAATTGTCTGTTATAGCGGTTACATAGGCAATAAAAAGGTAATTGTCATAGCCGAACAAAAAGGCCGTGGAACAAAATATAAAATTATGAGAAACTTTGGAATGCCTCATCCTGAAGGGTATAGAAAAGCCCTTCGTGTAGCTAGACTAGCTGAGAAATTTGAAATTCCAGTTATATTTTTCATAGATACTCCGGGTGCTTATCCTGGTGTTGGTGCTGAAGAGCGTGGTCAAAGCGAGGCAATTGCTAGAAACCTATTTGAACTTAGTGAGCTTAGAACTCGCACTATTGCTATAGTTATTGGCGAAGGTGGTAGTGGAGGCGCTTTAGCTATTGGTGTGGCCGATAGGCTTGCGATGATGAGAAACTCAGTATTTTCTGTTATTTCACCAGAAGGTTGTGCAGCAATTTTATGGAATGATCCTAGCAAAAGCGAAGCCGCTACAAAAGCTATGAAAATAACAGCTGATGATTTAAAAGAGCTAAATTTAATCGATGATGTGATAGATGAACCTATAATGGGAGCTCACAGAGATAAAGATGGCGCTATAGCTGCTGTTGGTGAGTATATCAGAACTAAGCTAGAAGAGCTTGAGAAGTTATCAATTGATGAAGTAGTAAGCGCTAGAATGGAAAAAATACTCTCTGTTGGAGCTTATGAATAA
- the mraY gene encoding phospho-N-acetylmuramoyl-pentapeptide-transferase — MFYYIYEIFEFNFFSYISVRAGISFFLAFVLTLFFMPKFIAWARIKNANQPIYELAPQSHQQKGKTPTMGGVVFVICAVVATLLSANLSNAFVLIGLFVLGGFCLLGFYDDYSKIVGRQNHAGLHARVKFVFQIVLGMIAAVLLYFFSGLDSLFYFPFYKHAILDISIFAMLFWVLVFTSASNAVNLTDGLDGLASVPSIFGLVSLGIFAYLMGNAVYSSYLLLPKVVNLGEIVILVTAVIGALFGFLWFNCYPAEVFMGDSGSLSIGAFIGYMGIVTKNELLLIIIGFVFVVETLSVILQVGSFKIRKKRIFLMAPLHHHFEMKGWSENKIIVRFWMIALVANLIALIALKLR, encoded by the coding sequence GTGTTTTATTATATTTATGAAATTTTTGAATTTAATTTTTTTAGTTATATTAGCGTTCGTGCTGGGATTAGCTTTTTTTTAGCTTTTGTTTTGACTCTATTTTTTATGCCTAAATTTATAGCTTGGGCAAGGATTAAAAATGCTAATCAGCCTATATATGAGCTAGCTCCGCAATCTCATCAGCAAAAAGGTAAAACTCCGACAATGGGCGGTGTTGTTTTTGTTATTTGTGCTGTAGTGGCCACGCTTTTGAGTGCAAATTTAAGCAATGCTTTTGTGCTTATTGGGCTTTTTGTTTTGGGTGGATTTTGTCTGCTTGGTTTTTATGATGATTATAGCAAGATAGTTGGTCGCCAAAATCACGCTGGTTTGCACGCTAGGGTTAAATTTGTTTTTCAAATTGTGCTTGGTATGATAGCTGCTGTGCTTTTATATTTTTTTAGCGGACTTGATTCTTTATTTTATTTTCCATTTTATAAGCATGCGATTTTAGATATATCTATTTTTGCAATGTTATTTTGGGTTTTGGTATTTACTTCAGCATCTAATGCAGTAAATTTAACAGATGGATTAGATGGACTTGCTAGTGTGCCTTCTATTTTTGGATTAGTTAGTCTTGGAATATTTGCTTATTTGATGGGAAATGCTGTTTATAGCTCTTATTTATTGCTACCTAAGGTGGTAAATTTAGGCGAAATTGTGATCTTAGTTACTGCTGTTATTGGGGCGCTTTTTGGGTTTTTATGGTTTAATTGCTATCCGGCTGAGGTTTTTATGGGTGATAGTGGTAGCCTTAGTATCGGTGCGTTTATCGGATATATGGGGATTGTTACAAAAAATGAGCTTTTGCTTATAATAATCGGGTTTGTATTTGTGGTTGAGACGCTCTCTGTAATTTTGCAAGTTGGTAGCTTTAAGATTAGAAAAAAGCGTATATTTTTAATGGCACCTTTACACCACCATTTCGAGATGAAGGGGTGGAGCGAAAATAAGATTATTGTGCGGTTTTGGATGATAGCTTTGGTGGCAAATTTAATTGCTTTGATAGCTTTAAAATTAAGGTAA
- a CDS encoding beta-ketoacyl-ACP synthase II: MKRVVVTGLGMITALGLDKDVSFKNICDGKTGVKKITLFDATDFPVQIAAQIDDFDPATIMEAKEIKKVDRFIQLGLKAAKDAMDDANFKDFDPSEFGVSSAAGIGGLPNIEKNSNICLEKGPRKISPFFIPSALVNMLGGLVSIAHNLKGPNLSSVTACAASTHAICEAAKSIMIGETKAMLVIGAESAICPVGIGGFAAMKALSTRNDDPAAASRPFDANRDGFVMGEGAGALVLEEYESAIARGAKIYAEVAGFGESGDAHHITSPSQDGPQRAMSKALSMAGDIKIDYINAHGTSTSANDANETAAIKAVFGDNIPAISSTKGQTGHCLGAAGAIEAVISIMAMNQGIIPPTINQTDRAPECDLDYTPNSARKSELNAVMSNSFGFGGTNGSVIFKRLK, from the coding sequence TTGAAAAGAGTGGTAGTAACTGGTTTAGGCATGATAACTGCGCTAGGTCTTGATAAAGATGTATCTTTTAAAAATATTTGCGATGGCAAAACAGGTGTAAAAAAGATAACCCTATTTGATGCTACTGATTTTCCAGTACAAATAGCTGCTCAAATAGATGATTTTGATCCAGCTACTATAATGGAAGCAAAAGAGATAAAAAAGGTAGATAGATTTATCCAATTAGGATTAAAAGCCGCTAAAGACGCTATGGATGATGCGAATTTTAAAGATTTTGATCCAAGTGAATTTGGCGTTAGCTCAGCTGCTGGCATCGGTGGCCTACCTAATATAGAAAAGAATTCTAATATATGCTTAGAAAAAGGGCCTAGAAAAATATCTCCGTTTTTTATCCCTTCTGCTTTGGTAAATATGCTTGGTGGATTAGTTAGCATAGCTCACAATTTAAAAGGCCCAAACTTATCAAGCGTAACAGCGTGTGCTGCATCTACTCACGCTATATGCGAAGCAGCTAAAAGCATAATGATAGGCGAGACAAAAGCTATGCTAGTAATTGGTGCTGAATCTGCTATCTGCCCTGTAGGTATCGGCGGATTTGCTGCAATGAAAGCACTATCTACAAGAAACGACGATCCAGCAGCTGCATCAAGACCATTTGATGCAAATAGAGATGGCTTTGTAATGGGAGAAGGTGCTGGTGCATTAGTGCTAGAAGAGTATGAAAGCGCAATAGCTAGAGGTGCAAAAATCTATGCTGAAGTAGCAGGATTTGGAGAAAGCGGTGATGCTCATCATATCACAAGCCCAAGTCAAGATGGCCCACAAAGAGCTATGAGTAAAGCCCTATCAATGGCTGGAGATATCAAAATTGACTACATCAACGCTCATGGCACATCAACATCAGCAAACGATGCCAATGAAACTGCTGCTATCAAAGCTGTATTTGGCGATAATATCCCAGCTATTAGCTCTACTAAGGGTCAGACAGGTCACTGCTTAGGTGCTGCTGGTGCTATAGAAGCGGTAATTTCTATCATGGCTATGAATCAAGGCATAATACCACCAACAATTAATCAAACAGACAGAGCGCCTGAGTGCGACTTGGATTATACCCCAAATTCAGCTAGAAAATCTGAACTAAATGCTGTTATGAGTAACTCATTTGGCTTTGGTGGAACTAATGGCTCAGTCATATTTAAAAGGCTAAAATAA
- the gpmI gene encoding 2,3-bisphosphoglycerate-independent phosphoglycerate mutase, whose protein sequence is MSKKAILVITDGIGYNPSNEFNAFNAAKKPTYEWLEANAAKNLLKTSGLAVGLPDGQMGNSEVGHMTIGSGRILYQNLVKIDKAIESDKLKDNPELKELLNKVNRVHVIGLYSDGGVHSHINHFDAICQICIANKKEVYAHPITDGRDVNPKTGINFIKSLQDKFTVASISGRFYAMDRDKRWDRVETAYKIIAQNENLQTITPVQYMENSYQKEIFDEFIEPASFIDFGGIKKDDGIIFINFRNDRAREICAALAVSEFNEFKRENICENLITMTNYDDKFSFPIMFKNDDIKDTLADVIAKNGLRQLHTAETEKYAHVTFFFNGGKEDLVENETRVLIPSPKVKTYDEQPAMSAYEVTDAVIKGIENGIEFIVVNYANGDMVGHTGNYDAAIKAVEAVDECLGKVIAKAKEYGYSYMQISDHGNCEAMQSNDGELLTNHTTFDVFNYVVADGINSIEYGGLSNVAPTILKLMDLEIPEVMDKPLF, encoded by the coding sequence ATGAGCAAAAAAGCTATATTAGTAATCACTGATGGAATTGGATATAATCCAAGCAATGAATTTAATGCATTTAATGCTGCTAAAAAGCCAACATATGAGTGGTTAGAAGCAAATGCTGCTAAAAATTTATTAAAAACTAGCGGTCTAGCTGTGGGCTTGCCTGATGGGCAAATGGGCAATAGCGAAGTTGGCCATATGACTATTGGCAGTGGAAGAATCCTATATCAAAATTTAGTTAAGATTGACAAAGCAATAGAATCAGACAAATTAAAAGATAATCCAGAATTAAAAGAGCTACTAAATAAAGTAAATAGAGTTCATGTTATTGGTCTTTATAGCGATGGTGGCGTACACTCACATATAAATCATTTTGATGCTATATGTCAAATTTGTATCGCAAATAAAAAAGAGGTTTATGCTCACCCTATAACTGATGGCCGTGATGTCAATCCAAAAACTGGAATAAATTTCATAAAATCTCTTCAAGACAAATTTACAGTTGCCTCAATCAGCGGTAGATTTTATGCTATGGATAGGGATAAAAGATGGGATAGAGTAGAAACTGCTTATAAAATCATAGCTCAAAATGAAAATTTACAAACAATAACTCCAGTCCAATATATGGAAAATTCATATCAAAAAGAGATATTTGATGAGTTTATAGAACCAGCTAGTTTTATAGATTTTGGTGGAATTAAAAAAGATGATGGAATAATCTTTATCAACTTTAGAAATGATAGAGCAAGGGAGATTTGTGCTGCTTTGGCTGTTAGTGAATTTAATGAATTTAAGCGTGAAAATATCTGCGAAAATTTAATTACAATGACAAACTATGATGATAAATTTAGCTTTCCTATAATGTTTAAAAATGATGATATTAAAGATACATTAGCTGATGTTATAGCAAAAAATGGATTAAGACAACTCCACACTGCAGAGACTGAAAAATATGCTCATGTGACATTCTTTTTTAATGGTGGCAAAGAGGATCTTGTAGAGAATGAAACAAGAGTATTAATACCAAGTCCAAAAGTTAAAACATATGATGAACAGCCAGCTATGAGTGCATATGAAGTAACCGATGCGGTGATAAAAGGCATAGAAAATGGGATTGAATTTATAGTAGTAAATTATGCAAATGGTGATATGGTCGGTCACACTGGAAACTATGACGCAGCTATAAAAGCAGTTGAAGCAGTAGATGAATGCTTAGGTAAAGTGATTGCAAAAGCTAAAGAGTATGGCTACTCATATATGCAAATTAGCGATCATGGAAACTGCGAAGCAATGCAAAGTAACGATGGCGAATTACTAACTAATCATACAACATTTGATGTATTTAACTATGTAGTAGCTGATGGTATAAACTCAATAGAATACGGCGGGCTAAGCAATGTAGCTCCAACAATACTAAAATTAATGGATTTAGAAATTCCAGAAGTTATGGATAAACCACTATTTTAA
- a CDS encoding HsdM family class I SAM-dependent methyltransferase, with protein MAKSKVQSVEPNVADYINSQLKSYKLDYKLEQESLNSQIDNALNLYYSKNGGAGGNRPDAKLLKQDPKSLKYYPVLIEYKGYKDKLIKLDKDGQIDNKNAKNEPNFKNINEYAVNGAVHYANAILHHTDYDEIIAIGVTGFKDTLSDKLEIQIGVYYVSKANLAKAIKVGEYSDLSFLKDENFIKFTQKLKELNLTPQELEAIKTKKDEEISIVLTKLNNDIYRDEKGLSENDRVYLVVATIIATLGVEGGKVAPLTKDKLISSEENGERDGDKILSKVKNFLKEKSIPEDKQGLIIRTLANTLTAENLNKPINGESQLKRVFCKIVDDLGEYYKSELNIDFTGKLFNEMYAWLGFTQDQLNDVVLTPPYVATLLVKLARVNKDSFVWDFATGSAGLLIAAMNEMIEDAKNQIQSPDSQKKKIAEIKAQQLMGLEILPNIYMLAVLNMILMGDGSSNILNKDSLRDFDGDYAYGTKQGKFKANAFILNPPYSAEGNGMIFVQKALSMMDSGYAAIIIQSSAGNGKAQAINKEILKSNTLIASIKMPIDLFIGKSSVQTNIYVFQVGVAHNAKHVVKFIDFSDDGYARANRKKAKSSLNLRDIGNAKARYAEVVDLVHYGKNYLNLLSSNDYFEGVIDPSSGSDWNQSAPIDTTPTLEDFKKTVSDYLAWEVSQIIKNQKDNLGK; from the coding sequence ATGGCTAAATCCAAAGTTCAATCAGTAGAACCAAATGTTGCAGATTACATTAATTCCCAGTTAAAAAGCTATAAATTAGATTATAAACTCGAACAAGAATCTTTAAATAGTCAAATTGATAACGCATTAAATTTATACTATTCTAAAAATGGCGGTGCAGGTGGTAATCGCCCAGATGCTAAGCTGCTAAAGCAAGACCCAAAAAGTCTAAAATATTATCCAGTTTTAATTGAATACAAAGGCTATAAAGATAAGCTAATTAAGCTTGATAAAGATGGTCAAATCGATAACAAAAATGCTAAAAATGAGCCAAATTTCAAGAATATTAACGAATATGCGGTTAATGGTGCTGTGCATTATGCTAATGCTATTTTACACCATACTGACTATGATGAGATTATTGCTATTGGCGTTACTGGCTTTAAAGATACATTAAGCGACAAACTTGAGATACAAATTGGCGTATATTATGTAAGCAAAGCCAACTTAGCTAAAGCTATAAAAGTAGGTGAATATAGCGATTTATCATTTTTAAAAGATGAGAATTTTATCAAATTTACTCAAAAGCTAAAAGAGTTAAATCTAACCCCTCAAGAGCTAGAAGCGATAAAAACCAAAAAAGATGAAGAAATTTCTATAGTTTTAACTAAGTTAAATAATGATATTTATAGAGATGAAAAAGGCTTAAGTGAAAATGATAGAGTCTATCTTGTTGTAGCAACGATTATCGCTACTTTAGGTGTTGAGGGCGGTAAGGTTGCACCACTTACAAAAGATAAGCTAATATCATCTGAAGAAAACGGAGAAAGAGATGGCGATAAAATTTTAAGCAAAGTCAAAAATTTTCTCAAAGAAAAATCAATCCCAGAAGATAAACAAGGGCTAATAATTCGCACGCTAGCTAACACTCTAACAGCCGAAAATTTAAATAAGCCAATAAACGGTGAGAGCCAACTCAAGCGTGTATTTTGCAAAATCGTAGATGATTTAGGTGAGTATTATAAAAGTGAGTTAAATATTGATTTTACCGGTAAATTATTCAATGAAATGTATGCTTGGCTAGGCTTTACTCAAGATCAGTTAAATGATGTTGTTTTGACTCCGCCATATGTCGCAACACTCTTAGTTAAACTCGCTAGAGTAAATAAAGATAGCTTTGTTTGGGACTTTGCTACTGGTTCGGCTGGACTTTTGATTGCTGCGATGAATGAAATGATAGAAGATGCTAAAAATCAAATTCAATCCCCAGACTCTCAAAAGAAAAAAATCGCCGAAATAAAAGCTCAACAGCTAATGGGCTTGGAAATTTTGCCAAATATTTATATGCTTGCTGTGTTAAATATGATCTTAATGGGCGATGGTAGCTCAAATATTTTAAATAAAGATAGCCTTAGAGATTTTGATGGAGATTATGCCTATGGCACAAAGCAGGGCAAATTCAAAGCTAATGCATTTATTCTAAATCCTCCATATTCAGCTGAGGGTAATGGAATGATATTTGTCCAAAAAGCCCTATCAATGATGGATAGCGGCTATGCAGCTATAATTATCCAAAGTTCAGCCGGAAATGGCAAAGCCCAAGCTATCAATAAAGAAATTCTAAAATCTAACACTTTAATAGCTAGTATTAAAATGCCAATTGACCTATTTATCGGTAAATCTAGTGTTCAAACTAATATTTATGTCTTTCAAGTAGGTGTGGCTCATAATGCTAAACATGTGGTTAAATTTATAGATTTTAGCGATGATGGCTACGCAAGAGCAAACCGCAAAAAGGCCAAATCTAGCCTAAATCTACGAGATATTGGTAATGCTAAGGCCAGGTATGCTGAGGTTGTCGATCTAGTGCATTATGGCAAAAATTATCTAAATTTGCTTAGTTCAAATGACTATTTCGAAGGCGTGATAGACCCTAGTAGTGGCTCAGACTGGAATCAATCAGCGCCTATTGATACAACGCCAACTTTAGAGGATTTTAAAAAGACTGTAAGCGACTATCTAGC
- the murD gene encoding UDP-N-acetylmuramoyl-L-alanine--D-glutamate ligase, whose product MIKSLFGYANTTKSIAKSGGWNIYDDKFKIASSDEYGNALLPVDKFDPNLSELEIPSPGFPPSHKLIKSAKNLISEYDYFRNSTPKSIWISGTNGKTTTTKMTEHLLRDRGAIMGGNVGIALGDLVGKKAKIWILETSSFTIHYTKFTSPDIYALLPISDDHISWHGSAKEYENAKLKPLSMMREGSVAIVPKCYEKIKSHAKIIGYEDEIDLANKFNIDIGRIDFRVPFLMDAIMALCIESIIFSRCSIDLLNKFIIEPHKLEELKDAKGRLWVNDTKATNIDATLQALARYEGSKIHIILGGDDKGVSIEKVVATAAKQGATIYAIGSNCDDIEKMSYKFGAKVFNAKELYNAVNLIDKMMEKDDVALLSPACASLDQFSSYAHRGDKFKEFIAKII is encoded by the coding sequence ATGATAAAATCTCTATTTGGATATGCTAATACAACAAAATCTATCGCCAAAAGCGGCGGCTGGAATATCTATGATGATAAATTTAAAATAGCAAGCAGTGATGAGTATGGAAATGCTCTATTGCCTGTGGATAAATTTGATCCAAATCTTAGTGAACTAGAGATTCCAAGTCCTGGATTTCCGCCATCTCATAAGCTGATAAAATCGGCTAAAAATCTCATAAGCGAGTATGATTATTTTAGAAATTCCACCCCAAAAAGTATCTGGATTAGTGGCACAAATGGCAAGACTACAACGACTAAAATGACTGAGCATCTATTAAGAGATCGTGGGGCAATTATGGGTGGTAATGTAGGAATTGCGCTTGGTGATTTAGTGGGCAAGAAGGCTAAAATTTGGATTTTAGAGACTAGCTCTTTTACTATCCATTATACCAAATTTACCTCTCCTGATATCTATGCGCTTTTGCCTATTAGCGATGATCATATAAGTTGGCATGGTAGTGCTAAAGAGTATGAAAATGCCAAGCTAAAACCGCTATCAATGATGAGAGAAGGTAGCGTGGCTATAGTGCCAAAATGCTATGAAAAGATCAAATCTCACGCTAAGATTATAGGGTATGAAGATGAGATTGATCTAGCTAATAAATTTAATATTGATATTGGTAGGATTGATTTTCGAGTGCCATTTTTGATGGATGCGATTATGGCGCTTTGTATTGAGAGCATAATATTTAGTCGTTGTAGCATTGATTTGCTTAATAAATTTATCATTGAGCCTCACAAGCTTGAAGAGTTAAAGGACGCCAAAGGTAGATTATGGGTCAATGATACTAAAGCTACAAATATAGACGCAACTCTTCAAGCCTTAGCCAGATATGAGGGGTCTAAGATTCATATTATATTAGGTGGCGATGATAAGGGTGTGAGTATAGAAAAAGTAGTCGCTACAGCTGCTAAGCAAGGCGCTACAATCTATGCTATTGGCTCAAATTGCGATGATATAGAAAAGATGAGCTATAAATTTGGCGCTAAAGTATTTAATGCTAAAGAGCTTTATAATGCTGTAAATTTGATAGATAAAATGATGGAAAAAGATGATGTTGCTTTGCTTAGTCCAGCGTGTGCTAGTTTAGATCAGTTTAGTTCATATGCACATCGTGGAGATAAATTTAAAGAATTTATAGCAAAAATTATATAA
- the fabG gene encoding 3-oxoacyl-ACP reductase FabG: protein MKFSGKNVLVTGASRGIGAEICKVLASFGLKVWINYRSNPKLADDLKAQIEAGGGSAAVVKFDATNEEDFIAAINLIIQSDGELSYLVNNAGITNDKLALRMSVDDFNSVIDANLKSAFIGCKEALKVMSKKRFGSVVNVASIVGEMGNAGQTNYSASKGGMIAMSKSFAKEGASRNIRFNSVTPGFIATDMTDALSDEIKAHYSANIPLKRFGEAKEVATAIAFLLSDYASYITGDTLKINGGLYM, encoded by the coding sequence ATGAAATTTAGCGGGAAAAATGTTTTAGTTACTGGTGCAAGCCGTGGAATTGGTGCTGAAATTTGTAAAGTTTTAGCTAGTTTTGGACTTAAAGTTTGGATAAATTATAGATCAAATCCTAAGCTTGCAGATGATTTAAAAGCTCAAATAGAAGCTGGTGGCGGTAGTGCTGCTGTTGTTAAATTTGATGCAACAAATGAAGAAGATTTTATAGCAGCTATAAATCTAATTATTCAAAGCGATGGAGAGTTAAGCTATCTAGTAAATAATGCGGGAATTACAAATGATAAACTAGCTTTAAGAATGAGTGTAGATGACTTTAATAGCGTTATTGATGCAAATTTAAAAAGCGCATTTATTGGTTGTAAAGAGGCACTTAAAGTAATGAGCAAAAAACGCTTTGGTTCAGTTGTAAATGTAGCTTCAATAGTTGGTGAAATGGGTAATGCAGGCCAAACCAACTACTCAGCTAGCAAAGGCGGCATGATAGCAATGAGTAAAAGTTTTGCCAAAGAAGGTGCTAGTAGAAATATCAGATTTAATAGCGTAACTCCAGGATTTATAGCTACAGATATGACCGATGCTCTAAGTGATGAAATTAAAGCACACTACTCAGCAAATATTCCATTAAAAAGATTTGGAGAAGCTAAAGAAGTAGCCACAGCAATAGCGTTCTTGCTAAGCGATTATGCAAGCTACATCACAGGCGATACCCTTAAAATCAATGGTGGCCTATATATGTAG